In Allocoprobacillus halotolerans, a genomic segment contains:
- a CDS encoding J domain-containing protein, whose amino-acid sequence MDPYQILGISPNASDDEVKHAYRTLSKKYHPDANINSAHQAEYTEKFKQVQNAYKTIMDNRKKGFTNQTYGQQSSQSTYQYQGNDQAAFQDVAAYIQAGRYQDALSILDQIRTRSALWFYYSAIAMNGIGNNATALEYARTAAQMEPGNLQYLFLVQQLQAGSGQYRQTQQTYTSPYANMANCCYSLLLFNIFMNCCCRCY is encoded by the coding sequence ATGGATCCATATCAGATATTAGGGATTTCTCCAAATGCATCGGATGACGAAGTCAAGCATGCCTATCGTACTTTAAGTAAAAAATACCATCCTGATGCGAATATTAATAGTGCCCATCAGGCAGAATATACAGAAAAATTTAAACAAGTTCAAAATGCTTATAAAACGATTATGGATAATCGTAAAAAAGGTTTCACAAATCAAACATATGGGCAACAAAGTTCGCAGTCAACTTATCAGTATCAAGGTAATGATCAGGCAGCGTTTCAAGATGTTGCTGCTTACATTCAGGCAGGGCGTTATCAGGATGCTTTGTCAATTCTTGATCAAATTCGTACTCGCTCAGCACTTTGGTTTTATTATAGTGCGATTGCTATGAATGGGATAGGAAATAATGCGACAGCCCTAGAATATGCTAGAACAGCTGCACAAATGGAACCAGGCAATTTACAATATCTTTTCTTGGTTCAACAGTTGCAGGCGGGCAGTGGCCAATATCGTCAGACACAACAAACTTATACATCACCATATGCTAATATGGCAAACTGTTGCTATTCATTATTATTGTTTAATATTTTTATGAATTGTTGTTGTAGATGTTATTAA
- a CDS encoding carboxymuconolactone decarboxylase family protein has product MRDIQKAKTLYQQLHDGHICPDDLSFEDMMIHYIHGDVYQHGSLDLGLRELILIVVNTTNMTLKALKEHVYAALKADVTPIKIKEAVYQCTPYIGIGKVMEALDAVNTVFKENHIDLPLDDQSTVQEKTRFQAGFDVQCAAFGHDNIQANHDNAPTDLKHIQNYLSEYCFGDFYTRQGLDLKTREILTFVMLATLGGCENQLRGHTVANLTVGNNRKTLIEVITQCQPYIGFPRTLNAINIINEITKK; this is encoded by the coding sequence ATGAGAGATATACAAAAAGCAAAAACCTTATATCAACAGTTACATGATGGACATATTTGTCCAGATGATTTATCTTTTGAAGATATGATGATTCATTATATTCATGGTGATGTTTATCAACATGGTTCTTTAGATTTAGGATTAAGAGAATTAATTTTAATTGTTGTTAATACAACAAATATGACTTTGAAAGCTTTAAAAGAACATGTTTATGCTGCTTTAAAAGCTGATGTAACACCTATTAAAATTAAAGAAGCTGTTTATCAATGCACACCATATATTGGAATAGGAAAAGTGATGGAAGCATTGGATGCAGTTAATACTGTTTTTAAAGAAAATCATATTGATTTACCATTGGATGATCAATCTACAGTTCAAGAAAAAACAAGGTTTCAGGCTGGTTTTGATGTTCAATGTGCAGCTTTTGGACATGATAATATTCAAGCCAATCATGATAATGCACCAACAGATTTAAAACATATTCAAAATTACTTATCGGAATACTGTTTTGGTGATTTTTATACGCGTCAAGGACTTGATTTAAAGACTAGAGAAATATTGACTTTTGTCATGTTAGCTACTTTAGGTGGTTGTGAAAATCAGTTACGTGGACATACAGTGGCGAATTTAACGGTTGGAAATAATCGTAAAACTTTGATTGAAGTCATTACGCAATGTCAACCTTATATTGGTTTTCCAAGAACATTGAACGCTATTAACATTATTAATGAAATCACAAAAAAATAA
- a CDS encoding DUF5685 family protein, with protein MFGYIVINKPEMKFKDFDIYQSYYCGLCRTMHDIYGLKGRVALNYDMTFLAILFSGLYEPENHQTMRRCFLHPVKKHLEVHNQYVDYAAKMTIALTYLKCDDDWIDDHKIGQEVYKKILSRSYHSVKQEYPQKLQIIEEQLALIHQYEQRDDVHIDEISGCFGKVMAEICCYQDDVWKDYLWEFGFFLGKFIYLLDAYDDIEKDIKHHSYNPFMKDFGNHDFEEKCYDLLEMMISRAAEAFEYLPIEENIEILRNIIYSGVWSQYELRNQKRMEDKK; from the coding sequence ATGTTTGGATATATAGTCATCAATAAACCTGAAATGAAGTTTAAAGATTTTGATATTTATCAGTCATATTACTGTGGTTTATGTCGCACAATGCATGATATATATGGTTTGAAAGGACGTGTGGCTTTAAATTATGATATGACCTTTTTAGCTATATTATTTTCTGGTTTATATGAACCAGAAAATCATCAAACAATGCGTAGATGTTTTTTACATCCAGTCAAAAAACATTTAGAAGTTCATAATCAATATGTTGATTATGCAGCCAAAATGACCATTGCTTTAACTTATCTAAAGTGTGATGATGATTGGATTGATGATCATAAAATAGGACAAGAAGTTTATAAAAAAATCTTAAGTCGTAGCTATCATAGTGTAAAGCAGGAATATCCACAAAAACTTCAAATTATTGAAGAACAGTTGGCTTTAATACATCAATATGAACAAAGAGATGATGTGCATATTGATGAAATTTCGGGATGTTTTGGAAAAGTGATGGCTGAAATATGTTGTTATCAAGATGATGTATGGAAGGATTATTTATGGGAATTTGGTTTTTTCTTAGGTAAGTTTATTTATTTATTGGATGCTTATGATGATATTGAAAAAGATATAAAACATCATAGTTATAATCCTTTTATGAAAGATTTTGGTAATCATGATTTTGAAGAGAAATGTTATGATTTATTGGAAATGATGATTTCAAGAGCTGCAGAGGCTTTTGAATATCTCCCAATTGAGGAAAATATTGAAATTTTAAGAAATATCATATATAGTGGTGTTTGGAGTCAATATGAATTACGTAATCAAAAAAGAATGGAGGATAAGAAGTAA
- a CDS encoding aldo/keto reductase: MAYQGGTSEEYLGQAMRECAKREDVIVATKFHGRTLAQIEQDISAKQHIETCLDMSLKRLQMDYVDLYILHAWDEHTPIEETLEILNEMIKKGKVRYIGVSNCYAWQIAKANEIAKQKNLQPFISVQGHYNLIFREEEREMKPYCDLHHVAMTPYSALASGRLAKHPGEQSLRLEEDSYAKGKYDQSVNIDLPIILRVEELANRHQVSMSEVALSWLMRQVATPIVGATKISHIDTAVRAVDFELTQDEMKYLEECYQPHPLVGVMAEKSDLAKVKSSFLCVEIYNYFDIYHDK; this comes from the coding sequence ATGGCTTATCAAGGTGGGACAAGTGAAGAATATTTAGGTCAAGCCATGCGAGAATGTGCTAAACGAGAAGATGTTATCGTTGCAACAAAATTTCATGGTCGTACATTAGCGCAAATTGAACAAGATATCAGTGCAAAACAACATATTGAAACCTGTCTTGATATGAGCTTAAAAAGATTGCAAATGGATTATGTAGATTTATATATTTTACATGCATGGGATGAACATACGCCTATTGAAGAAACATTAGAAATTTTAAATGAAATGATAAAAAAAGGAAAAGTTCGTTATATTGGTGTTTCTAATTGTTATGCATGGCAAATTGCTAAAGCAAATGAAATTGCGAAACAAAAAAATTTACAGCCTTTTATATCAGTACAAGGACATTATAATTTGATTTTTAGAGAAGAAGAAAGAGAAATGAAACCTTATTGTGATTTACATCATGTCGCAATGACACCTTATAGTGCTTTGGCATCAGGAAGATTAGCGAAACATCCTGGTGAACAATCTTTGCGTTTAGAAGAGGACAGTTATGCGAAAGGAAAATATGATCAAAGTGTCAATATAGATTTGCCAATTATTCTTCGTGTTGAAGAATTAGCCAATCGTCATCAGGTGTCTATGAGTGAAGTGGCCTTATCTTGGTTAATGCGTCAGGTAGCCACACCTATTGTAGGTGCAACCAAAATCTCTCATATTGATACTGCTGTTCGTGCTGTTGATTTTGAATTGACTCAAGATGAAATGAAATATCTTGAAGAATGTTATCAGCCACATCCTCTAGTTGGTGTGATGGCAGAAAAAAGTGATTTGGCAAAAGTCAAATCATCTTTTTTATGTGTTGAAATATATAATTATTTTGATATTTATCATGATAAATAA
- a CDS encoding histidine phosphatase family protein → MKTLYLMRHGETLFNALHKIQGWCDSLLTEKGIKQALKAKQWFESQGITFDHAYSSTSERCCDTLELIISQPYQRCKGLKENNYGLLEGEPDYLAENDPQKCATYYLQFGGESNETLKERMVKTLTEIMDKDDHQSVLAVSHGGACFNFLRAWQDPQEELKKDLEIVVYLFTNMKTIVFI, encoded by the coding sequence ATGAAAACATTATATTTAATGAGGCATGGTGAAACACTTTTTAATGCTTTACATAAGATTCAGGGATGGTGTGATTCACTTTTGACAGAAAAAGGAATTAAACAAGCTTTAAAAGCAAAACAGTGGTTTGAAAGTCAAGGAATTACTTTTGATCATGCTTATAGTTCGACAAGTGAAAGATGTTGCGATACATTAGAGCTGATAATTTCACAACCTTATCAAAGATGCAAAGGCTTAAAAGAAAATAATTATGGTTTGTTAGAAGGGGAACCGGATTATTTAGCAGAAAATGATCCTCAAAAATGTGCTACTTATTATTTGCAGTTTGGTGGTGAATCTAATGAAACCTTGAAAGAACGTATGGTCAAAACATTAACAGAAATCATGGATAAAGATGATCATCAATCTGTCTTAGCAGTGAGTCATGGTGGTGCTTGTTTTAATTTTTTAAGAGCATGGCAAGATCCACAAGAAGAATTAAAAAAGGATTTGGAAATTGTTGTATATTTATTTACGAATATGAAAACGATTGTTTTTATTTAA
- a CDS encoding YoaK family protein — protein MENNYHEVIVHYLMAIVGGFFGGYAIFTRMNVFGSAQTANLIDLVRDILGSNYIESMIRIGALLIYISAMIIATILTYRTKWKLQYLVLYLELACIIVLGIIPESVNPIIALYPCFFVTAFQWCVFKGALGYTSSTIFSTNNLKQTILSITEYFLIEDPQIKQGKLKKGCFFGGTLFCFHSGVALAYILHIFFAFNAIWFLSILIFINLAYFIYHDKYQNNYIFQHIKKMI, from the coding sequence GTGGAAAATAATTATCACGAAGTCATTGTTCATTATTTAATGGCGATAGTTGGTGGTTTTTTTGGTGGCTATGCTATTTTTACAAGAATGAATGTTTTTGGTTCAGCACAGACAGCCAATTTGATAGATCTTGTACGAGACATATTAGGCAGTAATTATATTGAATCAATGATTAGAATTGGTGCTTTACTTATTTATATTTCAGCAATGATTATTGCAACCATTTTAACATATCGTACAAAATGGAAACTACAGTATTTGGTTTTATATTTAGAATTAGCATGTATCATTGTTTTAGGAATTATACCTGAAAGTGTTAATCCCATTATAGCTTTATATCCTTGCTTTTTTGTAACGGCTTTTCAATGGTGTGTTTTTAAAGGGGCATTAGGATATACCAGTTCTACAATTTTTTCTACAAATAATCTCAAACAAACAATTCTTTCAATCACAGAGTATTTTTTAATTGAAGATCCTCAAATCAAGCAAGGAAAATTAAAAAAAGGTTGTTTCTTTGGTGGAACTCTTTTTTGTTTCCATAGTGGTGTAGCTTTGGCTTATATATTGCATATTTTCTTTGCATTCAATGCTATATGGTTTTTATCAATTCTTATTTTCATTAATCTAGCTTACTTTATTTATCATGATAAATATCAAAATAATTATATATTTCAACACATAAAAAAGATGATTTGA
- a CDS encoding MBL fold metallo-hydrolase, whose amino-acid sequence MREIIMNEKGQAVAPKSIPMTNQAFMVDEQTRIYWLGGAGVMIHSHHTNIMIDPVLEGFDIPLLYQVPLLSQDVVDLDGLLITHIDNDHFSRPTCKHVQDVCQKYYAPNYVADVMNEEGFDTKKCDIGDSFDIHDITVQLTPAQHNWQNSSKKWQYRYWEEKDYCGYWMETKEGTIWLPGDSRLLDEHLNMPEPDVILFDFADNDWHITLDGAIQLANTYPNADLICIHWGSVDAPNMTPFNGNPESLYNTVINPERICVLAPGETYVLKGTNK is encoded by the coding sequence ATGCGAGAAATTATAATGAATGAAAAAGGGCAAGCTGTTGCGCCAAAAAGTATTCCTATGACAAATCAAGCTTTTATGGTAGATGAACAAACAAGAATTTATTGGCTAGGTGGGGCTGGTGTTATGATTCATAGCCATCATACCAATATTATGATTGATCCTGTATTGGAAGGTTTTGATATTCCTTTATTATATCAAGTTCCACTTTTATCACAGGATGTTGTTGATTTAGATGGTTTATTAATTACACATATTGATAACGATCATTTTTCAAGACCAACATGTAAACATGTTCAAGATGTTTGTCAAAAATATTATGCACCAAATTATGTGGCTGATGTGATGAATGAAGAAGGATTTGATACAAAGAAATGTGATATTGGAGATTCTTTTGATATTCATGATATAACAGTTCAATTAACACCAGCTCAACATAATTGGCAAAATAGTTCAAAAAAATGGCAATATCGTTATTGGGAAGAAAAGGATTATTGTGGCTATTGGATGGAAACGAAAGAAGGAACAATCTGGTTGCCAGGTGATTCACGTTTATTAGATGAACATTTAAATATGCCAGAACCTGATGTGATTTTATTTGATTTTGCAGATAATGATTGGCATATTACATTAGATGGTGCCATTCAATTAGCGAATACTTATCCTAATGCAGATTTGATTTGTATTCATTGGGGAAGTGTAGATGCTCCAAATATGACACCATTTAATGGAAACCCTGAATCATTGTATAATACTGTTATCAATCCTGAAAGAATTTGTGTATTGGCTCCTGGTGAAACATATGTATTAAAAGGAACAAACAAATGA